Proteins encoded by one window of Planktothrix serta PCC 8927:
- a CDS encoding UPF0175 family protein encodes MALTITDEALENIQVSAENREKALQKAKQGYVMALLEIGEISSGRAAKILGVSRLDMIEIMNKWGISIFDDSQELEELRQEVEQAELILNPKGS; translated from the coding sequence ATGGCTTTAACAATTACTGATGAAGCGTTAGAAAATATTCAGGTTTCGGCTGAGAATCGAGAAAAAGCTTTACAAAAAGCGAAACAGGGGTATGTTATGGCTTTATTGGAGATAGGAGAAATTAGCAGTGGTAGGGCTGCAAAAATTCTGGGGGTTTCTCGGTTAGATATGATTGAAATTATGAATAAATGGGGGATTTCTATTTTTGATGATTCGCAGGAGTTGGAGGAATTACGTCAAGAAGTTGAACAAGCTGAATTGATTTTGAATCCCAAAGGTTCTTAA
- a CDS encoding coiled-coil domain-containing protein translates to MAKIKFPRDLLILLLIPCLLTKVEIAEAQDPTSTPSLSPTLESSEPSFPPLSSDPEFQALSNQIKALEKDRNQLNIKINSLQSQLTISQQENLKFKENVENLEKQITILNNNEEKLKQEIQNNSQNLTGNLKKSKLLSASISGVSLLVSLISK, encoded by the coding sequence ATGGCAAAAATTAAATTTCCTAGAGATTTACTGATTTTATTATTAATACCCTGTCTATTAACAAAGGTGGAAATAGCAGAAGCACAAGATCCCACTTCTACCCCTAGTTTAAGTCCTACACTAGAGTCTTCAGAACCCTCTTTCCCACCCCTATCTTCAGATCCTGAATTTCAAGCCCTTTCTAATCAAATAAAAGCTTTAGAAAAAGACCGCAATCAGTTAAACATAAAAATTAATAGTTTACAGTCACAACTGACTATATCACAACAAGAAAATCTCAAATTCAAAGAAAATGTTGAAAATTTAGAAAAACAAATTACAATTTTAAACAATAATGAAGAAAAACTCAAGCAAGAAATTCAAAACAATTCACAAAATTTAACAGGTAATTTAAAGAAATCAAAACTTTTATCTGCGTCTATTTCTGGCGTTAGTTTGTTAGTGTCTTTAATAAGTAAGTAA
- a CDS encoding nuclease A inhibitor family protein codes for MTVILHPKTLTEAQLIQALATTTQSLLYPSESDYPFTLKTLSSADIGEKLTLSEVTRHLYTQQKLNAPQKILKRTLTYWTKTFFGNLPQLLIRYSDGSYSVQPPEHPVELWRTLHGLVFDHLIHVALWHCILNSAESDLHLIGRHVLIQHDPETNAANLQLGNWVALSTRIVQT; via the coding sequence ATGACAGTCATTCTCCATCCGAAAACTTTAACGGAAGCTCAATTAATTCAAGCATTAGCAACAACAACACAGTCGCTTCTCTATCCCAGTGAGTCGGATTATCCGTTTACCCTTAAAACTCTCAGTAGTGCAGATATTGGAGAGAAGCTGACCCTTTCAGAAGTGACTCGACATCTGTACACTCAACAGAAACTCAACGCACCGCAGAAAATCTTGAAACGCACCTTAACGTACTGGACAAAAACATTCTTCGGAAACCTCCCGCAACTCTTGATTCGTTATTCCGATGGCTCCTATTCTGTCCAACCTCCTGAGCATCCGGTGGAACTGTGGCGCACTCTGCATGGCTTGGTTTTCGATCATCTAATTCATGTGGCACTCTGGCACTGCATTCTCAATAGTGCAGAATCTGACCTGCATCTGATTGGTCGTCACGTTCTGATTCAGCATGATCCTGAGACTAACGCCGCTAACCTCCAACTCGGTAACTGGGTCGCGCTGTCTACTCGCATTGTGCAGACTTGA
- a CDS encoding IS630 family transposase translates to MMLLKEINLEMLNLLNRISRSSKFPQVRNRAQCITLIYQGFSPEQLMIIFRVSRKTLYNWLTRWEKSGFVGLYNEKGRGRKAKLNPAQIAQVKEWVKAEPKSLNKVVIKVYKEWEIEVSKETIKRIIKKLNMIWKRMKRGLSKTPDDWELEVKMPELLKLKEQDKKGEIDLRYLDESGFSLTPYIPYGWQEKNSTIILKSSQSKRINVLGLMNCRNELFSEIHLQTIDSETVINFLDKFSENLTKPTVVVLDQASIHTSDRFLSKLSEWEPKNLKLFWLPTYSPKQNLIEILWKFIKYEWIEVDAYANWSSLIKYLKKVLDNLGQEYVINFV, encoded by the coding sequence ATGATGTTACTTAAAGAAATCAATCTCGAAATGTTAAATCTTTTAAACAGAATAAGTCGCTCCAGTAAATTTCCTCAAGTCAGAAATAGAGCCCAATGTATAACCCTGATTTATCAGGGGTTTTCTCCTGAGCAATTAATGATAATATTCAGGGTCAGCCGAAAAACTCTATATAATTGGTTAACTCGCTGGGAAAAAAGTGGATTTGTCGGTCTATATAATGAAAAAGGAAGAGGCAGAAAAGCGAAATTAAACCCGGCACAAATAGCACAAGTAAAAGAGTGGGTAAAAGCCGAACCTAAAAGTCTAAATAAAGTGGTCATAAAAGTTTATAAAGAGTGGGAAATTGAGGTGAGTAAAGAAACCATAAAAAGAATTATAAAAAAGTTGAATATGATTTGGAAAAGAATGAAACGGGGATTAAGTAAAACCCCTGATGATTGGGAGTTAGAGGTGAAAATGCCGGAATTATTGAAGCTGAAAGAACAAGATAAAAAAGGAGAAATTGATTTAAGATATTTAGATGAAAGTGGATTTTCCTTGACCCCGTATATTCCTTATGGTTGGCAAGAGAAAAATTCCACAATAATTCTCAAAAGTTCTCAAAGTAAAAGAATAAATGTGCTGGGATTAATGAATTGTAGAAATGAATTATTTTCGGAAATTCACCTCCAAACAATTGATAGTGAAACGGTGATTAATTTTTTAGATAAATTCAGTGAAAATCTCACTAAACCTACGGTGGTTGTTCTCGATCAAGCTTCAATTCATACCAGCGATCGCTTCCTCTCGAAATTATCCGAATGGGAGCCAAAGAATTTAAAACTATTTTGGCTACCTACCTACTCACCCAAGCAAAATTTAATTGAAATCTTATGGAAATTTATTAAATATGAATGGATTGAAGTCGATGCTTATGCGAATTGGTCAAGCTTAATTAAATATCTGAAAAAAGTCCTTGATAATTTAGGTCAAGAATATGTAATTAATTTTGTTTAG
- a CDS encoding WD40 repeat domain-containing protein, whose amino-acid sequence MTDLNLNLEQLNQKLHNLENRLNSLEQSRELEKHPNPIKNGVQITGALEIPEVQKLSLSTQKLVEIYQDVPQLLTSYAIEVTLTADSYRGNTNGEIFLERSGNTNYWIIAQDNCNYWLLPKKNLKINIHKLKSLKSLFRFSEQPLENITEFTLIKPALVSLLPNGQQWKLERLGILFLSNGSQSAQLQSALELTNQERERLQTSLEEFNQNYQKSQSQIEQLTQQISQLQQQFFQLTAQKEQELLSLLKTKFEIFQQQIQQTEEERRELLTEFKQLYEEHQQMQLDIKQLILPEVKQVENNLKQETNENLDISETIIQPEEPKYPNDLSNNLREIAQNLTIPADTSAASVSNSASWESVKLLQTLIGHTEAVQALAISSDNQILISASFDKLIKLWKLNTGKEIGRLTGYSRFNCIAISQNQQMLVAGSDENSITIWNLFTTQKTTFTGHSDWIRSIAISPDSQTLVSGSRDNTIKIWNLQTGEFLRTLSGHTGAVLALAISPDGQTFASGSADHSIKIWNLHTGQLFYTLNRHSSQILSLAISPDGQTLASGSSDNTIKLWNLNTGELQNTLVGHSGRIWSVAISPNGQTLASGSEDKTIKLWKLTTGEPLCTLTEHSKEVYEVAFSSSDSNLSSSDVGLILVSGSRDHTIKIWKSV is encoded by the coding sequence ATGACAGATTTAAACTTAAATTTAGAGCAACTCAATCAAAAACTCCACAACTTAGAAAATAGATTAAATTCCCTAGAACAGTCTAGGGAGTTAGAAAAACATCCGAATCCTATTAAAAATGGAGTGCAAATTACAGGAGCGTTAGAAATTCCAGAAGTTCAAAAATTAAGCTTATCAACCCAAAAGTTAGTTGAAATTTATCAGGATGTTCCTCAACTGTTGACTAGCTACGCTATAGAAGTTACCTTAACAGCCGATAGTTACCGAGGAAATACGAATGGAGAAATCTTTTTAGAAAGGTCAGGAAATACTAATTATTGGATCATTGCTCAAGATAATTGTAACTATTGGCTATTACCTAAAAAGAATTTAAAAATTAACATCCATAAACTCAAAAGCCTTAAATCCTTATTTAGATTTTCAGAACAACCCTTAGAAAACATTACTGAATTCACCCTGATTAAACCTGCTTTAGTTTCCCTACTCCCTAACGGACAGCAGTGGAAACTAGAAAGACTTGGTATTTTATTTTTAAGTAATGGTTCTCAGTCCGCTCAACTGCAATCTGCACTAGAACTGACCAACCAAGAGCGTGAGCGACTCCAAACTTCCTTAGAAGAGTTTAATCAAAACTATCAAAAAAGTCAATCTCAAATCGAGCAATTGACTCAACAAATCTCCCAACTTCAACAACAGTTCTTTCAACTCACCGCACAAAAAGAACAGGAACTCTTATCGTTACTTAAAACAAAATTTGAGATATTTCAGCAGCAAATCCAACAAACAGAAGAAGAACGTAGAGAGCTACTGACTGAATTCAAACAACTCTATGAAGAACATCAACAGATGCAGCTTGATATCAAACAGTTAATTCTACCGGAAGTTAAACAAGTCGAGAATAATTTAAAACAAGAAACCAATGAAAATTTAGATATTTCAGAAACAATTATACAACCAGAAGAACCAAAATACCCTAATGATTTATCCAACAATTTACGAGAAATTGCTCAAAACTTAACAATTCCTGCTGATACATCAGCCGCTTCTGTATCAAATTCTGCATCTTGGGAAAGCGTTAAACTGTTGCAAACTCTAATAGGACACACAGAAGCAGTACAAGCGCTCGCCATCAGTTCCGATAACCAGATTCTCATTAGTGCAAGTTTTGATAAACTGATTAAACTTTGGAAACTAAACACAGGAAAAGAGATTGGCAGACTCACTGGATATTCAAGATTTAACTGCATTGCAATTAGTCAAAATCAACAAATGCTTGTCGCTGGCAGTGATGAGAATTCCATCACGATTTGGAACCTATTTACGACACAGAAAACTACTTTTACAGGGCATTCAGACTGGATTCGTTCTATTGCTATTAGCCCTGATAGTCAGACCCTCGTGAGTGGCAGCCGTGACAACACCATCAAAATTTGGAATCTGCAAACTGGAGAATTCCTTCGTACTCTGAGTGGACATACTGGTGCAGTTCTAGCCCTCGCCATTAGTCCCGATGGACAAACCTTCGCCAGTGGCAGTGCTGACCATAGCATCAAAATTTGGAATCTGCATACAGGTCAACTGTTTTACACCCTTAACCGACATTCAAGCCAAATTTTATCACTCGCTATTAGTCCCGATGGACAAACCCTGGCTAGTGGGAGCAGCGACAACACCATTAAGCTGTGGAACCTGAACACTGGGGAATTGCAAAATACCTTAGTCGGACATTCAGGAAGGATTTGGTCTGTCGCTATCAGTCCCAATGGACAAACTCTCGCCAGTGGGAGCGAAGATAAGACCATAAAACTCTGGAAACTCACTACGGGTGAACCGCTTTGTACTTTAACTGAACATTCAAAAGAAGTCTATGAAGTCGCCTTTAGTTCTTCTGATAGCAACCTATCGTCGTCAGATGTTGGACTCATCCTCGTCAGTGGCAGCCGAGATCATACAATTAAGATTTGGAAAAGTGTATAA
- a CDS encoding ParA family protein, with amino-acid sequence MIITIASFKGGVGKSTTALHLAVYLQSKADTLLVDGDLNRSALDWASRGALPVKVVDEKQGVKFARQFEHIVIDTPARPDPEDLKTIAEGCDLLVLPTSPDALAIRATLQMVDALHSLQSNYKILLTVIPPKPNRSGSEARLAIQKAGLPIFQGGIRRLAVFQKAALEGISVGQVNDPYSKAAWQCYQQVGREILP; translated from the coding sequence ATGATTATAACAATAGCTTCTTTCAAAGGGGGAGTTGGGAAGTCTACCACTGCCCTGCATTTAGCAGTTTATCTACAAAGCAAAGCCGACACTCTGCTAGTGGATGGAGATTTAAACCGCAGTGCTTTAGATTGGGCCAGTCGGGGGGCGTTGCCTGTGAAAGTTGTGGATGAGAAACAAGGGGTCAAGTTTGCCAGACAATTTGAGCATATTGTGATTGATACACCAGCCCGACCCGACCCCGAAGACTTAAAAACGATTGCGGAAGGATGTGATTTACTGGTGCTCCCCACTTCTCCCGATGCTTTAGCAATCCGAGCTACCTTACAAATGGTCGATGCTCTGCATAGTCTTCAGAGTAATTATAAAATCCTTTTGACTGTGATTCCTCCCAAACCGAATCGTAGTGGCTCTGAAGCCCGACTCGCTATTCAAAAAGCCGGACTTCCAATTTTTCAAGGGGGAATTAGACGGTTGGCAGTGTTTCAGAAAGCCGCCTTAGAAGGAATTTCTGTTGGCCAGGTCAATGATCCCTACTCCAAAGCTGCATGGCAATGTTATCAACAAGTTGGACGGGAGATTCTACCATGA
- a CDS encoding AAA-like domain-containing protein, giving the protein MSFIASTIANVVSTIINSWVFKQGHTDESKRLIGRKKEIPNARVFISDRSQEPDLSLAEKLYESLTKAKYQVFMAHKSLKVGDKWPQRLDEEINACDYFLVIFSPQSANSEMIMEEVRRAKELRDGRKNRKPVILPILVNCEMNSLNHDLRGYLYGIQYLKWRSPDDTSPILQQILEKLLEQGDTTSLEATVEALPLIEPIQINPDTRPSPAAEPELPPGKPTDIYIERPPIEQQCYDAILNPNTALIRIKAPQLMGKTKLMARILYRAREQNYRTVPLSFQLAEEKIFTDKDLFLRWFCGSISRQLRLPNKVADYWDDNFTSNDNCTVYFEDYLLAQINCPLVLALDRVDRIFPHTPIASDFFALLRVWNENLNNSEIWKKLRLILVYSTEVYIDLGFYQSPFNVGLPIELPDFNLDQVRALAKQCQLDWDDSKLEPLIGIVGGHPYLLRLAFDRLAKNDMNLEQLLETAPTDKGIYGEHLRRLLWKLEQYPELTDAMRTVLATNNAVKLEKMQAFKLNSMGLVNLQGSNEGTVRCNLYRQYFTKTLELFNE; this is encoded by the coding sequence ATGTCATTTATTGCATCAACAATAGCTAATGTGGTTTCAACCATAATAAATTCTTGGGTTTTCAAACAAGGTCATACAGATGAATCCAAACGGCTAATAGGAAGGAAGAAAGAAATACCTAACGCCAGAGTTTTTATCAGCGATCGCAGTCAGGAGCCAGATTTGAGTCTTGCTGAAAAGTTATATGAAAGCTTGACAAAAGCCAAATATCAAGTGTTCATGGCCCATAAGTCTCTTAAAGTAGGAGATAAATGGCCTCAGCGCCTTGACGAAGAAATTAACGCCTGTGATTACTTTCTGGTAATATTCTCACCCCAGTCAGCCAATAGTGAAATGATTATGGAGGAGGTACGACGAGCTAAGGAATTGCGCGATGGACGAAAAAATCGAAAGCCAGTGATTTTACCGATCTTGGTTAACTGTGAGATGAATTCACTGAACCATGATTTGCGCGGTTATCTATACGGAATCCAGTATCTAAAATGGCGATCGCCTGACGATACTTCTCCTATTCTCCAACAAATTCTCGAAAAGTTACTAGAGCAAGGTGATACAACAAGCCTAGAAGCTACAGTAGAAGCATTACCCCTCATAGAGCCTATACAAATAAACCCTGATACTCGCCCCTCACCTGCGGCAGAGCCAGAATTGCCGCCAGGAAAACCTACTGATATTTATATAGAGCGTCCCCCCATTGAACAACAGTGTTACGATGCTATTTTGAACCCCAATACTGCCCTAATTCGGATTAAAGCACCTCAGTTAATGGGCAAAACTAAGTTAATGGCAAGGATTCTGTATCGGGCAAGAGAGCAGAACTATCGAACAGTGCCATTGAGTTTTCAACTAGCAGAGGAAAAAATTTTCACAGACAAAGACCTGTTCTTACGTTGGTTCTGTGGGAGCATTAGCAGACAGCTACGACTACCGAATAAGGTAGCTGATTACTGGGATGACAACTTTACAAGCAACGATAACTGTACGGTTTACTTTGAGGACTATCTGTTAGCTCAAATAAACTGTCCACTGGTATTGGCTTTAGATCGAGTGGATCGTATTTTTCCACACACCCCAATTGCTTCTGACTTTTTTGCCCTCCTCCGGGTTTGGAATGAAAATCTAAATAATAGCGAAATATGGAAAAAACTACGATTGATATTGGTATATTCCACAGAAGTTTATATAGACTTAGGTTTTTATCAATCACCGTTTAACGTGGGTTTACCAATTGAGTTACCGGATTTCAACCTAGATCAGGTGAGGGCTTTAGCCAAGCAGTGTCAACTTGATTGGGATGACAGCAAACTGGAACCCTTGATAGGAATAGTGGGCGGGCATCCCTATTTATTACGACTGGCTTTTGATCGACTTGCAAAGAATGATATGAACCTTGAACAACTATTGGAAACTGCCCCAACAGACAAAGGAATTTACGGTGAGCATTTACGACGACTTTTGTGGAAACTTGAACAATACCCTGAACTAACTGATGCAATGAGAACAGTTCTGGCTACAAACAATGCAGTGAAACTAGAGAAGATGCAAGCTTTCAAACTAAATAGTATGGGGCTGGTAAATTTACAAGGCAGTAATGAAGGAACTGTCCGTTGCAATTTGTATCGTCAGTATTTTACTAAAACCTTGGAGTTATTCAATGAGTAA
- a CDS encoding AAA-like domain-containing protein: MSNEENKNYSYKVGGSIPVEQLCYVERQADTDLYEGLKAREYCYVLNARQMGKSSLIGRTMQKLKNEGFACTAIDLSQAGKSDATAQNWYAGVISGLNSGFQLKVNLKDWLGQHDYLTPVNRLKHFIEDQLLKKVAEKIIIFIDETDHLLNFQFTDDFLPLLKSCHDGNNNPAFQRITFALFGVATPYELAQDKTNIFNISKSIKLNGIEFDENKVAPLTRGLPEKVENPVAVIQQVLDWTGGQPFLTQKLCQKIVESQITIAVGTEVEQIEDLVQTKLIDNWESQDQPVHLKTIRDRFLNSKKFPSHDLLKIYQKILQQGEIVANDNSREQMELRLSGLVVEKDGKLKVYNKIYEKIFNQDWVDKTLADNNIMPIEQEIYEALKAGEFCYMLSSPLTTKENLLIKIQEYFKNNNIPYAVIDPIQIDSNRKASDFDFQWRGQWYSKVVAIIEKKFGLDYRAKEWWNKTKGEYKEDVPYACLFKKYLQCQLLHHKHDKNLVIIFDKIESIFDDLKFTEEIFTIIRDWYEQRRNNKNYKRLTFLMLGAAIPDGYEYKYHKSITGGWRTNLNNPSPPQVQPIVQKIEGKFRDIDPKVLLSRIWEWTNGHPVLTQKLFQLVLTDNSDIPEGQEAEVKYVDNLVQNIIQDCEV, translated from the coding sequence ATGAGTAATGAAGAAAATAAAAACTATTCATACAAAGTTGGCGGGAGTATACCAGTCGAGCAGCTTTGCTATGTGGAGCGACAAGCTGATACAGACTTGTATGAGGGATTGAAAGCTAGAGAGTATTGTTATGTGCTGAATGCCCGACAAATGGGCAAGTCTAGCTTAATAGGACGAACAATGCAAAAGCTAAAAAATGAAGGTTTCGCCTGTACTGCGATTGACTTATCGCAAGCTGGAAAATCTGATGCTACTGCACAAAACTGGTACGCAGGAGTAATTAGTGGGCTAAATAGTGGTTTTCAGCTAAAGGTAAATCTAAAGGATTGGTTGGGTCAACACGATTATTTGACTCCTGTGAATCGATTGAAACATTTTATTGAAGATCAATTACTAAAAAAAGTAGCAGAAAAAATTATCATTTTTATTGACGAAACAGATCACTTGCTGAACTTTCAATTCACCGATGATTTTTTACCCTTACTTAAGTCATGTCACGACGGCAATAATAATCCAGCTTTCCAACGCATTACTTTCGCATTGTTCGGAGTAGCCACTCCCTACGAATTGGCTCAAGATAAAACCAATATATTTAACATTAGTAAATCTATTAAACTTAATGGTATTGAATTTGATGAAAACAAAGTTGCGCCTTTAACTAGAGGATTACCAGAAAAAGTAGAAAACCCTGTTGCAGTGATACAACAGGTGTTAGATTGGACGGGAGGGCAACCTTTTCTAACTCAAAAGCTGTGTCAAAAAATTGTAGAGTCACAAATTACTATTGCCGTCGGGACTGAAGTAGAACAGATTGAGGATTTAGTACAAACTAAATTGATTGATAATTGGGAATCCCAAGATCAACCAGTTCATCTGAAAACAATTCGAGATCGTTTTCTGAATAGTAAAAAATTTCCTTCTCATGACCTACTAAAGATATATCAGAAAATTTTGCAACAAGGAGAAATAGTAGCTAATGATAATAGTCGAGAACAAATGGAACTCCGACTATCGGGTTTAGTTGTAGAAAAAGATGGTAAGTTAAAAGTTTATAACAAAATTTACGAGAAAATTTTTAATCAAGATTGGGTTGACAAAACTTTAGCCGATAACAACATAATGCCAATTGAACAAGAAATATATGAGGCTTTGAAAGCTGGAGAATTTTGTTATATGCTGAGTTCTCCATTAACAACAAAGGAAAATTTATTGATAAAAATTCAAGAATATTTTAAAAACAATAACATTCCCTACGCTGTTATCGATCCTATACAAATAGATAGTAATAGAAAAGCATCAGATTTTGATTTTCAATGGCGTGGTCAATGGTACAGTAAAGTAGTTGCGATAATTGAAAAGAAATTTGGCTTAGATTATCGTGCAAAAGAGTGGTGGAATAAAACAAAAGGAGAATATAAAGAAGATGTTCCTTATGCTTGTTTATTTAAAAAATACTTGCAATGTCAACTTCTTCATCATAAACATGACAAGAACTTAGTGATTATTTTCGATAAAATTGAAAGTATATTTGATGATTTAAAGTTCACAGAAGAAATTTTTACTATTATTCGAGACTGGTATGAACAACGCCGGAATAATAAAAATTATAAACGACTTACTTTTCTGATGTTAGGGGCAGCTATTCCTGATGGTTATGAATATAAATACCACAAGTCTATCACTGGGGGGTGGCGAACTAATCTGAATAATCCTTCGCCACCCCAAGTGCAGCCCATAGTCCAAAAAATAGAGGGAAAATTCAGAGATATAGATCCTAAAGTTTTGCTTTCAAGAATATGGGAATGGACAAATGGGCATCCTGTTCTTACGCAGAAACTTTTTCAACTGGTCTTAACTGATAACTCAGATATTCCAGAAGGTCAGGAAGCAGAAGTAAAGTACGTTGATAATTTAGTACAAAATATTATACAAGATTGTGAGGTTTAA
- a CDS encoding WD40 repeat domain-containing protein, whose amino-acid sequence MKNTLDETELEGNPQDIISISLSPDKKRLATLDKKGIVRQWDLSGKQLGNELKTRPSVIAIILGSDKVCVTLEKDGKASLWEFSGIETKLNELEKKVRSVSFSHDGQIIATGAEDSIVKLWNLSGEQIKNKIWNTNSNGIRSVKFSHDGQIIATVGGDETVKLWNLSENQEIPLETSGITTVGFSLNQNDKLIATGGDKGIVSVWDWHGRQVAEFKGSWDKTVSVSFTPDGKQIVAAGDNGIIQRWDIEGLNSLLDRGCDWLQDYRNTHRKERKIQKICSS is encoded by the coding sequence GTGAAGAACACATTAGACGAAACAGAGCTAGAGGGAAATCCGCAAGATATTATAAGTATTAGTCTTAGCCCCGATAAGAAACGCCTTGCTACTTTAGATAAGAAAGGCATAGTACGACAGTGGGATTTGTCAGGGAAGCAACTAGGTAATGAGCTAAAAACTCGTCCTAGTGTTATAGCTATAATTCTCGGTTCAGATAAAGTTTGTGTCACTCTAGAAAAAGATGGCAAAGCCAGCCTTTGGGAATTTTCAGGAATTGAAACTAAATTGAACGAGCTTGAAAAGAAAGTAAGAAGTGTAAGTTTTAGCCATGATGGACAGATTATTGCCACTGGAGCAGAAGATAGCATCGTAAAACTTTGGAACCTGTCAGGAGAACAGATTAAAAATAAAATTTGGAATACAAATAGTAATGGAATCAGGAGTGTGAAGTTTAGCCATGATGGACAGATTATTGCCACTGTAGGAGGTGACGAAACCGTAAAATTGTGGAATTTATCAGAAAATCAGGAAATCCCATTAGAAACCTCTGGCATTACAACAGTTGGTTTTAGTCTAAATCAGAATGATAAACTGATTGCAACCGGAGGAGATAAAGGGATTGTAAGTGTTTGGGACTGGCATGGACGACAAGTTGCTGAGTTTAAGGGAAGTTGGGACAAAACTGTAAGTGTAAGTTTTACTCCCGATGGTAAGCAAATAGTAGCCGCAGGAGACAATGGCATAATCCAGAGGTGGGATATTGAAGGATTAAACTCATTACTTGATCGCGGTTGTGACTGGCTGCAAGATTACCGTAACACTCATCGTAAAGAACGAAAAATACAAAAGATATGCTCCAGCTAA
- a CDS encoding DUF3368 domain-containing protein — protein MIIVSDTTPISELAKVELLDLLPQIFGKVVIPQGVFDELQTGQHPAASLVQNLAWLEVVTVNNQQGVEELQKSFNLDLGESEAIVLAEEIGASQLLIDEKAARKVAIARKLPLIGTVGILVLAKRRGLLGSVKDVLNQMQVKGTRISERLYGQVLTLAGEMEGE, from the coding sequence ATGATTATTGTGTCTGATACAACACCTATTAGTGAGTTAGCCAAGGTTGAACTTCTTGATTTATTGCCTCAAATTTTTGGGAAAGTGGTGATTCCACAGGGGGTATTTGATGAATTACAGACAGGTCAGCATCCCGCCGCGAGTTTGGTGCAGAATTTGGCTTGGTTGGAGGTTGTAACGGTCAATAATCAGCAGGGAGTTGAGGAGTTACAAAAGTCTTTTAATTTAGATTTGGGAGAGTCAGAAGCGATTGTTTTAGCGGAAGAAATTGGGGCTTCTCAGTTATTGATTGATGAAAAGGCGGCGCGTAAAGTTGCTATAGCTCGAAAGTTACCTTTAATTGGAACTGTGGGGATTTTAGTATTAGCAAAGCGTCGGGGTTTATTGGGTAGTGTTAAAGATGTTTTAAATCAAATGCAGGTAAAGGGAACAAGAATTTCAGAGCGGCTTTATGGACAAGTTTTAACTTTAGCTGGGGAAATGGAGGGGGAATAA